One genomic segment of Ipomoea triloba cultivar NCNSP0323 chromosome 9, ASM357664v1 includes these proteins:
- the LOC116030020 gene encoding leucine-rich repeat receptor-like tyrosine-protein kinase PXC3, whose translation MVALENNLKMGVLSLFGVVLVGLIVRSSAEGLSLYDQTTLIAIGEELGISGWNLNGSDFCSWHGIGCSLGESMVERLDLSGLRLQGNVTLISELKALRWLDLSANNFQGSIPPAFGELSELEFLDLSFNMFKDSIPKELGRLRNLKALNLSHNWLSGAMPDEFEGLEKLQDFQIFSNRLNGSMPMWLGNLTNLRVFAAYENQFSGAIPANLGLDSELKVLNLHSNQLEGIIPESIFAGKKLEVLVLTQNNLIGHIPKSIGNCKGISSIRIGNNRLTGTLPKTVGNIISLTYFEVDNNNLSGEIAPEFSLCSNLTLLNLASNGFTGRIPPEFGKLSNLQELIVSGNSLFGEIPSSLLEVKNLNKLDLSHNRFSGSIPQSICNASRLQYLLLGQNSIRGEIPREIGNCIKLLELQVGNNYLTGNIPPEIGHLRSLQIALNVSYNYLSGKLPQELGKLDKLVSLDVSNNQLSGSIPSTCIGMLSLIEVNFSNNQFTGRIPTFLPFQKSLNTSFVGNKGLCGSPLSNGCPNLDRYNHFYHHRASYKNALTVIGSGLAVFVCVSIIVFLFMMRENQEKAVKTEETVTDEVCSIPAIIAGNVFVENLNQAIDFDEAAKAATKDANMVSNGTFSTVYRAEMPSGMILSVRKLKSMDRTIVQHQSKIIRELEKLSKLCHDNLIRPVGFAIYEDTVLLFHQYFPNGTLAEFLHESTKKPEYNPDWPTRLSMAIGVAEGLAFLHSLAIIHLDISSSNVLLDSNFKPLISEVEISRLLDPSRGTASITAVAGSFGYIPPEYAYTMQVTPPGNVYSYGVVLLEILTTRLPVDEAFGEGIDLVKMVHGAPARGETPEQILDSRLSTVSFSWRKEMLMALKIALLCTDSTPAKRPKMKKVVEMLQEITEN comes from the exons ATGGTGGCACTTGAAAATAACCTGAAAATGGGGGTTTTGAGCTTGTTTGGTGTTGTCCTGGTTGGTTTGATAGTAAGGTCTAGTGCTGAGGGTCTGAGTCTATATGATCAGACCACATTGATAGCAATTGGGGAAGAGCTAGGAATATCAGGGTGGAATTTGAACGGCTCAGATTTCTGTTCTTGGCATGGCATTGGGTGCAGCTTGGGGGAATCAATGGTGGAGAGGCTTGATCTTTCTGGCTTAAGGCTACAAGGTAATGTGACCTTAATATCTGAGCTCAAAGCATTGAGGTGGTTGGACCTTTCTGCTAATAATTTCCAAGGATCTATTCCACCTGCTTTTGGTGAACTTTCTGAGCTTGAATTTCTTGATTTGTCTTTTAATATGTTTAAGGATTCAATCCCCAAAGAATTGGGTAGGCTTAGAAACCTTAAAGCATTGAACCTCTCACACAACTGGCTCTCAGGAGCAATGCCCGACGAATTCGAGGGTCTTGAGAAGTTGCAAGATTTTCAGATTTTTAGCAATAGGTTGAATGGTTCTATGCCAATGTGGTTGGGCAATCTGACCAACCTGAGAGTATTTGCAGCCTATGAGAACCAATTTAGTGGTGCAATTCCTGCAAATTTAGGCCTCGATTCTGAGCTTAAGGTGTTGAACCTTCACTCGAACCAGCTTGAAGGCATAATCCCAGAGAGTATATTTGCTGGAAAGAAGCTAGAGGTTTTAGTTCTGACACAGAATAATTTGATTGGCCATATTCCAAAATCTATTGGGAATTGTAAAGGCATTTCAAGCATTAGAATTGGGAACAATAGGCTTACAGGAACCCTTCCTAAAACAGTTGGTAATATCATTAGCCTTACTTACTTCGAAGTGGATAATAACAACCTGTCAGGGGAGATTGCCCCAGAGTTTTCTCTGTGCTCAAATCTCACTCTGCTCAATTTGGCCTCAAATGGGTTTACCGGAAGAATTCCTCCCGAGTTTGGCAAACTTTCCAATCTGCAGGAGTTGATTGTTTCGGGAAATAGCCTTTTTGGTGAGATTCCTTCATCACTTCTTGAGGTGAAAAATCTCAATAAGCTGGATTTAAGCCACAACAGATTCAGCGGCTCCATACCACAAAGTATCTGCAATGCTTCCAGATTGCAATATCTACTGCTAGGTCAGAATTCAATAAGAGGAGAGATACCTCGTGAGATTGGAAACTGCATAAAGCTGCTTGAATTACAAGTAGGGAACAATTACCTTACCGGAAATATCCCTCCCGAGATAGGTCATTTGAGGAGCTTGCAGATCGCGTTGAACGTGAGCTACAATTATCTGAGTGGAAAGTTGCCTCAGGAGTTGGGAAAACTTGACAAGTTAGTCTCTCTGGATGTCTCTAATAATCAGCTCTCGGGTAGCATCCCATCGACATGTATTGGCATGCTAAGTTTGATAGAGGTTAATTTCTCCAACAACCAATTCACCGGGAGGATACCTACCTTCTTGCCATTTCAAAAGAGCTTAAATACAAGTTTTGTTGGGAACAAAGGCCTCTGTGGCAGCCCCTTGAGTAATGGTTGTCCAAATTTGGACCGTTACAACCATTTTTACCATCACAGGGCTTCCTACAAGAATGCTTTGACTGTTATCGGTTCTGGTTTGGCAGTTTTCGTATGTGTGAGTATCATCGTCTTTCTGTTTATGATGAGGGAGAATCAAGAAAAGGCTGTCAAAACTGAGGAAACGGTCACCGATGAAGTGTGCAGCATACCTGCGATAATTGCAGGAAacgtttttgttgaaaatcttAACCAAGCAATCGATTTTGATGAAGCTGCAAAGGCAGCTACGAAAGATGCAAATATGGTTAGCAACGGTACTTTCAGCACCGTCTACAGGGCAGAAATGCCTTCCGGGATGATTTTGTCAGTTAGGAAGCTAAAATCAATGGACAGAACAATCGTACAACACCAGAGCAAGATTATCAGAGAGCTTGAAAAGCTTAGCAAGCTCTGTCACGACAATCTGATCAGACCTGTCGGGTTTGCAATCTACGAAGACACTGTTCTTCTGTTCCATCAATACTTCCCCAATGGGACACTGGCAGAGTTTCTTCATGAATCTACCAAGAAACCAGAATACAATCCTGATTGGCCAACAAGACTCTCCATGGCCATTGGAGTGGCTGAAGGGCTGGCTTTCCTTCACAGCCTGGCCATTATCCACCTCGACATTTCTTCCAGCAATGTACTTCTGGATTCCAATTTCAAGCCTTTGATCAGTGAAGTTGAAATATCTAGGCTTCTCGACCCATCCAGAGGGACTGCAAGCATCACTGCTGTTGCTGGCTCATTTGGGTATATTCCGCCAG AGTACGCATATACAATGCAAGTAACACCGCCAGGAAATGTATACAGCTATGGGGTTGTTTTGCTCGAGATCCTTACCACCAGACTACCCGTTGATGAAGCCTTTGGCGAAGGAATAGATTTAGTAAAGATGGTTCATGGTGCACCTGCAAGAGGGGAAACACCTGAGCAGATTCTTGATTCTAGACTTAGTACTGTTTCATTTTCTTGGAGGAAAGAGATGCTAATGGCCCTAAAGATTGCATTGCTTTGCACTGACAGCACGCCGGCAAAAAGGCCCAAAATGAAGAAGGTTGTTGAAATGCTTCAAGAAATTACAGAGAATTGA
- the LOC116030021 gene encoding uncharacterized protein LOC116030021: MSAPKIISALAGSFVIAYVCDHLMADKKIFGGTTPKTVAEKEWWEETDKKFQAWPRTAGPPVVMNPISRQNFIVKSADN; encoded by the exons ATGTCAGCTCCTAAAATAATTTCTGCTCTTGCGGGGTCATTTGTAATTGCTTATGTTTGCGACCACCTTATGGCTGACAAGAAGATTTTTGGAG GTACAACTCCAAAAACTGTTGCAGAAAAAGAGTGGTGGGAAGAGACCGACAAGAAGTTCCAGGCATGGCCTCGGACGGCTGGCCCTCCAGTTGTTATGAACCCAATCAGCCGCCAAAATTTCATTGTTAAGTCGGCTGACAATTGA
- the LOC116028889 gene encoding polygalacturonase-like, with the protein MSLPRNISPFVLLIIVTVVLTLAPSCLEALHHQQHYSHHNNVAHNNLNHLHEESGHDSRAYPSYSLEGMRSTRFLASVTTVNVDDYGAKGDGTHDDTVAFQKAWKVACSSIATTAVYFQVSKKNYLLRPISFSGPCKSAITVQIYGSIEASDDRSDYSDDRSHWLKFSSVQNLMVEGDGTINGNGKIWWQNSCKVDTSRPCENAPTALTFHMCNYLIVKNLRIQNAQRMHISFDQCTNVRASNLVVTAPGNSPNTDGIHVTKTKNIQISDCTIGTGDDCISIVSGSQNIEATGITCGPGHGISIGSLGSGNSKAYVSNVVVNGAKLSGTANGVRIKTWQGGSGSASNIKFQNIEMHDVKNPIIIDQNYCDQKDPCKHQSSAVQVKNVVYENIAGTSATEIAVKFDCSKNHPCKGIVMKNVDLVGEGDEVAKAECNNVRFSNLGTVSPKCPPA; encoded by the exons ATGTCTCTGCCAAGAAACATTTCCCCTTTCGTGCTCCTCATTATCGTCACTGTCGTCCTCACGTTAGCGCCATCATGTTTGGAGGCCCTTCACCATCAACAACATTATTCTCATCATAATAATGTCGCACACAATAATCTCAACCACTTGCACGAAGAATCTGGCCATGACTCCAGAGCATACCCTTCGTATAGTTTGGAAGGTATGAGGAGTACGAGGTTTTTAGCTTCGGTTACGACAGTTAATGTCGATGACTACGGTGCTAAGGGTGACGGAACTCATGACGATACAGTG GCGTTTCAGAAAGCTTGGAAAGTAGCATGCTCATCTATTGCTACTACAGCTGTTTATTTTCAAGTTTCCAAGAAGAATTATCTACTCAGACCAATTTCATTTTCTGGGCCATGCAAGTCTGCCATTACGGTTCAG ATTTATGGAAGTATTGAAGCATCTGATGATCGATCCGACTACTCGGATGATCGGAGTCATTGGCTTAAATTTTCTAGCGTCCAAAATTTGATGGTTGAAGGTGATGGAACTATTAATGGAAATGGCAAAATTTGGTGGCAAAATTCTTGTAAAGTCGATACATCTCGG cCATGCGAAAATGCACCTACG GCTTTGACATTCCACATGTGCAACTATTTGATAGTTAAAAACCTTAGAATCCAAAACGCACAGCGAATGCATATCAGCTTCGACCAATGCACAAACGTTCGCGCTTCCAACCTTGTCGTCACTGCACCAGGAAATAGTCCCAATACAGATGGAATTCAtgtaacaaaaacaaaaaacattcaaatatCCGACTGCACCATTGGAACGG GTGATGATTGTATTTCGATTGTTAGTGGCTCCCAAAACATTGAAGCAACAGGTATCACTTGTGGCCCAGGACATGGAATCAG CATTGGAAGCTTAGGGTCTGGGAATTCGAAGGCTTATGTGTCTAACGTTGTTGTGAACGGAGCAAAGCTATCTGGAACCGCAAATGGAGTCAGGATCAAGACATGGCAG GGAGGATCTGGAAGTGCAAGCAACATCAAATTTCAGAACATAGAAATGCATGATGTGAAGAACCCCATAATCATAGACCAAAACTATTGCGACCAAAAGGACCCATGCAAACACCAG AGCTCAGCTGTTCAAGTAAAAAACGTAGTATACGAGAACATAGCAGGCACGAGTGCGACTGAGATAGCCGTGAAGTTTGATTGTAGCAAGAATCATCCGTGCAAGGGAATAGTGATGAAGAATGTGGACTTGGTAGGGGAAGGAGATGAAGTTGCAAAAGCTGAATGCAACAATGTGAGGTTCAGCAACCTTGGAACTGTCTCACCAAAATGCCCACCAGCTTAA